ATCCTGCAGGGGAGCCTTCCCGTGGCGAGCTGCGGGGTCGCACAGAGTCCAGCCCCAGTGCCCGCGGCCCTGACCACAGCCCCCGAGTCAGCCGGCTATGCCGCCGGCGCCAGCAACTCCGAGGAGAGGTCGGCCGCTCCCAGGCCTGCCGCAGAGAAGGCCAAGAACGAGGAGGTGAGTCCGGGCCCTCCCTCCGGCGGGGGCGGGCTGTGTGGTCCCGGGCAGGGCGGTCACACGTGCGCTTGCTCTCAGTACATGAAGAAGCTGCACATGCAGGAGCGGGCGGTGGAGGAGGTGAAGCTGGCCATCAAGCCCTTCTATCAGAAGAGGGAGGTGACCAAGGAGGAGTACAAGGATATCCTTCGCAAGGCCGTGCAGAAGGTGGGTGCGGCCTCCTGCTGACCCAGACCGCGGGGTACCGGCCTAGGGCTGCGCAGCGAGGGCTGGGGCAGCGTGGGCACGTCCTGGCTGCAGCCAGAGGCCACTTCTGTTTTCCTGTCACCGTGGCTCGTAGATGCTTAGGCTAAGTAAGCATTGGTGTTTGTGAGGGGACAGGACTGCGTCCCTGTCACCTGTTCAGCGGGCGAATAACAGAAGGTACATAACACACCACACTTGCAGGTGGGAAAGCGAGAGCCCAGGGCGTCAGGGCCAAATGTGTGGCACGCCGGCCACGTGTCTCTGGCTGGGAGATGGACCCTCAGCAGCTGTGCGAGGCGGACCCAGCCGGCGGGGGGTGGGTGTCCCGCTGTGTGCCTTGTGATGGGGACCCCGCGGGCTCGGTCCCTGTGATCCCTGGGGAGGCTTCTGGGTCATTTGTGCCTCTCCCCCACGCCCCCAGATCTGCCACAGCAAGAGCGGGGAGATCAACCCCGTGAAGGTGGGCAACCTGGTCAAGGCCTACGTGGACAAGTACAGGCACATGCGCCGGCACCGGAGGGCCGAGGCCGGTGAGGACGTGCCCGCGCAGGGCGCCGAGAGCTGAGGCCGGGCGCGGAGCTGGGGCTGTGGGCCCCGCCCGAGTGATTCTGTTGGGAGTGGCAGGAGCAGAAACCTGAAGACGCCCAGCCAGCACTCCTGAGTTCAGGGTTACCGTGATCACATGTGGTCTGTGCACCTGTCTTGCTCACAGTTTAAAACTGgacttttttatatgtatattatagatACACAGTTTCCATTGTGTTCTAATTTATCAAAAATGGATTATCTTTAGAAACTTCTCGATTGACTCAGTACTTGAAAGGCGAAGCCTTTGGTGAtcaggaggggcctgggggtggaAGGAGCTCCTTGTCCCTTCTCACAGATGGCCcgattttattttctatagtaaTAAGGGAAGGCCATGCCCCAGTTTTCTGTTGTTCTGCTCTGTAAGTGACGCTCGTGTTTGCTGCCTCCCACGAACCAGAGCGCAGTGTTGGTGGGTCTGGAAGGCGGGGGCCCTGCGCACAGCACAGAGTCAGCCGTTTGTGGTGCCCCCCCCTCCCAGCACAGCTGCCAGGAGCAAACGTCTGCTGTTCCCAGAGCGTTTTGTATGCTTTGAGTAGAGTTTGTTGGCTCTAAAGTGTGTGGCCTGTTTCTTCATTGTGAAGACAGAGGagagtgggtgggggcaggggtggtcaCCTCCCTTCCTGGGCCTGTAGATCTTGTGGGCTCCCGGGAAGCCTGTGGTGCCCCTTCTGAGCTCCAGCCCCAACCCTGAGCCCACCCCTGGTCAGGACACCAGCGGGATTCTTGagtcttttttttggggggggtcctTTTTATTGGCTTGGAGAGGGGTCTGGCCCTCAGGCCGGCTGCTCCACCTCCATGAGGAAGTGCTCAAGGTCCTCGTAGAGGCTGTTGGAGCTGGACAGGCAGAGGCCGAGGCTGCTGCTGTCCAGGGAGGACACCCCTTCTCGCTGCACGCACTCCAGGTGTGCCCGGCACAGCCGTGGCTCtagctgtggggaggggagggtgtcgTCAGGCCACAGAGGGGCTACATGCAGCCTtgcccccaggaccccaggcctCACCTTCACCAGGACCAGGCtcttctccttgggcctcccAGCTGACAGGTCCTGCCCAAAGCCCAGGTAGATGGTGTAGTGTGGGGAGCCCCGACGCCGGCGTGCCCGGAACTCCATCATCTCTGCAGGATAGGACTCTGGTGAACGGGGCCCCAGCAGgacaggagggggcagggacGGCACGGCCCCAGGTCAGGTGCGTCACTGACCTCGGAAGAAGGTGCCGAAGTCGAAGATAGGGGTGTCCTGGTTCCTCTGCAGCAGGCGGGGGGTTGTGGAGGGACTGGCAGAGCCCAGGGGCCCGCCCACCTCCCAGTAGACCTTGCACTTGCCCAGGCGCCGGGCCCACAGCCCGTGCCCCCGCAACTCCAGCTGCAGGCCAGGGGCCACGTGCTGCAACAGCTTCTCTGTGTAGTGCAGCTGCTTCTGGTCAGGGAGCTCGGCCGGGCTTGGGAAGGCCACGTGCTGGGGCCCCGTGGCCGTGGCAGCTGGGCTCGGGGGCCCGTACAGGAACACGAAGCTTGGATGCCACACCACGTCCTGCAGCACTGTGCGGCCCTTGTACATGATGGTGACATCCAGGGCCCTCAGGCTGGGCTCTGCCTGTGATCCGGGCTGTGAGCAGCTGGGCCTGACCAGCACCTGCTCACCGGCCCCTGGGGGGCAAGGCTCCACCTCTTGGGAGGGCTGCCAGGGCTCCAGGGCCGGGGCTGAGCCTGCATCTGGGGAGGAAGGCTTGAGCTGGCACCCggtcccccagcccctccctccttcacacACCCCTGGCTTCTCTCACCTGTCACCTGGGCCTGGTGCCAGGGGACTGTCTCGACTGCCCCTGGCAGGGACGGCTCCATGTCTGGGAGCTCCGGGCCTGAGGAGGAGAATGACGGCTGGGAACAGCTGTACTGGCCCAGCTGTGGCTGGctccctcctcactcccacccccaccccacaccctctCCGTCTCCACAGGGACTCTGCCATCCTACCTGCTCCTGACCTGTAGCATGGAACCCTGCAAGGCCGAACACCCCCACCCAGCACAGACTCTCACCAGGAGCCTCGGGGGGTACTGGGTCCACCCCCCATGCAGCTTCCAGCAGATGGTCCTCCAGGCAGCTCTGCTCTAGAGCCTGGAGCAAGAGGTCCTCAGCATTGCCAGTTGGGCCAGAAAGGTGGCTCGGGGCACAGGGCTCGGGGCTCAGCCCGAGCCTAGGGAGCCCGCCCTGCAGGGGAAGAGAGGGCCAGTGTAAgcagctccccagcccctgagAAGTGGCAGCCCCGACCTGGGAGCAAGGAGGGCAGAATGATCTTACCATCAAGGGTAGGGCATCTTCAAGGGTCTTCTCCTCCCCCTGGTGAATGCCCGCACCTTCCGAGAGAGAATTGGGATCAGGGGAGTGTGGGATGAGACGCTGGAGTGGGACACTTGGGTATGTGTCCCTGGGTAGGCCCCCAGAGCTGGGTGTCCCCTGCCATTAATCCCAGCAGGCCAGATCAgctttccctgccctccccaacGACCTGGCACCAGCCTCTTGGAGGCCAGTTTCTGAAAGCACGGAATCTGCCCCCGAGGCTGTCTCCAGTGTCTCGCAGCACCGTGTCTCTGCCCTGAACGTCCTGCCCCCTAGACGGCTGCCCTCCCCTGGGGCTCCTCACCTCTCCACCCCAGCTTGGAGCTGAGCCCGTACACTTTATGGGGGTCAGTGGGGTCCCCCGAGTTGTCTTGCAGCATCACAAAGCGCTGCGTGCTGCGCAGCGCACAGCGGAAGTTGGTTTTCCAGCTGGCGCGGAGTGCGCCCTCCAGGGCCAACTGGTcacctccgccgccgccgccactgcTGGGCGGCCACCTGCCGCGGGCGAcagcccaggcctggggagggggataGAAGGCGGAGCCTGGGGGCGCGGGCCACGGCCTGGGCCGGCCCTCCCACCTGGTTGGGTTGGGGTCCCACCTTGAAGATGCGCGAGTCAGCCTCTCCCAGGTCCTTTCGCGCGAAGTGCTTCCAGGGCACGCGGAAGCGTGTGCGGGCCGCGTCCAGCCACCGCAGGCCTTCGTAGCGGCCGCTGCTGACCTCCCCCAGAAGCCAGTCTCCGAACAGCAGGCGCGGGGGCCCCCTGCGGGCGGGGCGACCGGCTGGGTCAGGGTGCGGGCGGCCAGGCGGTGTGGCCGCGCGCCGCGGGGTGGGACGGGCGCTCACCTGTCAGGAGCCACGGCCATCGCTCCCTGCAAAGGACTGGCGTGGAGAGGCAGGCGGGCCCTCCGCGGGGAGGGGTGGTCACGGCCGGCAGGCAGGTGTTAGCGCAGGTGGGAAGCCTTAGATGGTGTGGTCCAGCTGTTACAGGCGTTGGGACCACAGATGTGGTTGGGGGCTGATGGCCACGACGTTGCCAAGGTGTGGGGTTCTGGGCAGCGGTGGCGCTGATGTGACCACAAATGTGGGGGCGCACACACGTGAAGTCACAGGTGTTGAGCCAGCACCCAGACCCGGGCGGGAGGGCGCTGGGGGGCCCTGCGGAGACACCACCAGAACGGCCGCGGGCTGGGGCGTGCCCGGCGCGCCGGGAAAGCGAAACCGCGCGTGCCGGGAAAGCGAAACCGCGCGTGCCGGGAAAGCGAAACCTAAGCCCTAAGCCGGGAAGTGAGGGCTCCGCTGCTCGCGACCTGCGGCCTGCGGCCGGTCAGCGTGCGACCCCCACCTCCCAATCCCGCCCCGACTCCCGGGACCAGACCCTCCCCGCCACCGCCCTGCTCTGCACTGCCCTCGCGCTCCACGCGGGCCAGGGGTCCGAGTACCTGCGTGCCGGGCCGCCGGGGCGGGAAGGTTCATCTCCCCGAGAGGCTGGGAACAAGCGCTTTTATGGGgacgggccgggggcggggctgcaGGTGCAGCCGAGGAAGTCACGTGCTCTGGTGGCGGGTTCCCGTGTGTGTTGGGAGTTCCCCAGGCCCCCCGCGCAGGTTCCTGGGTGCGGGTGGGGGTCGTGCAGGAGCGGCAGGAGTGGCTGGTCCTGCGGGGTCCAGTCACTCCTCTCCCTCAAGGAGCACCCCCTGCACATGCAGGGACGGGGCAGGGGGCCTCTGGCAACTAACGGGGTTGGGGAGGCAGCGGGGTAAGCTGAAGACCCCACACAAAACCAGGCTCTTCTTTTTTCCAGGAAAGTGGGTCATGGAGGAGGGCGTTGGGCAAGTGGCAGCCCTAccatttggattctttttttttttctttttaagtaggctccacgcccagagtggagcccaaccgTTGGATCTTTGCCAtgaagacccgagctgagatccagagtggggtgctcaaccgactaagccacctaggcccccccttgggaaaatttttttttttttaagattttcattttatttagagagCTTGTGGGCACgcgaggggaagggaggggtagagggttAGGGTCTCtgagcggactccccactgagtgcagagccctacccCAGCTGGATGCcgggacccggagatcatgacctgagcagaaatccagaGTGCACCaggtaaccgactgagccaaccaggtgcccccaccccgcTGCCTTTGGAATCTTGAGAATTGTTCAGACAAGAATACTCATATACCCTTGAGAATAAGACATTTGGAAAGGAATTCGTGGTGCCTTTTCATTAGGAAAAACACCGATGACCCCGAAGGGACAGTGTGGTGGGGAAGTCCTGCCTGCGGTCCTGCCCCGATGAAGCTAGCAGAGGGGGCTCTGGTTCCCCTCACGCCGGGCCCACCTGCCACCCTGGCCCATGGCCTGCAGCCACTGCTCCCAGCTCCCCTCACCCGGGGAGCCCCTGCACAGAGCCACAGGTCACAGTCCAGGCGCCAGGGCCGGGTGCCTCTTCGCGCCGAGCACCGGGTGTTTCCTGCCCCCACGGGACCTCACAGGCGCACTGGCTGTCACCCCGAACTTGCTTTCCAAAATGAGTGTTCCTGAGGTGCCTCCTCAGTTACCCCCAGGCCAAGAATCTTCCTGtcgggtggggaggtgggggatcCGCAGTGCAGGGTGCCCCCCTCCTGCGACCGTGGTTAGGCCAGGAGAGGAACTTGGGCTGCCAGCTGGCGCTGGCCTGGGAAGCCCCGCGGATGGCGGGCGCAGCAGGTGGTTTACGGGAAGCGGCGCTGCGctccaggcaggggcagggggaggtccCAGCGCACACCCGGCGGGGCCGCGGAGGACCCGGGGccggagggggggagggggtgtgtggcGCGGGCCGGCCACGCCGTCCCCTCCCACGGCCGGCAGGTCCGGGGGGACTCGAGCGCAGCCGAGCTTGGAAATTGTCGCTTTATTGTGCGCCGTGGCGTGGGGGCGAGCGGCCCCGGCCGACCTCAGGTCCGGCCCGCGGGGGAGGCGGGGAGCCGAGCTAGACGTAGGTGGAGCCGGCGCCCGGCGCGTCGTCGTCACCATCCGCGTCCGCGTCCTCGTCGCTGCTGACCTCGCCACCAGAGTCGGCAGCGCGGGCCGCGTCTGAGGCGGGCGTGTTGAGGACCACCACGTCGGCCTCAGCCCCAATGTCCTCCCCGAACCACACGGCCTTGTAGCCGCCCTCGGGCCGCCGTTCCTTGGTCAGGATGGACCTCACAGCCGCTGGGCCGCCTCCATCGCGGGCCACCTCGGGGGACTCTGAGGCAGGGCGCGCAGCCGCGGCACTGGGGGGCTCTGGGGGCGCAGGCTCCGGGAGCTCCGGGGGCTCCGGGGCCGCAGCCCGGGTGGGGCCGGGTGAGGAGCGGGGAGCTGGCGCCCAGTTGTCCTCTTGGGGGGCAACAAAGGCCTGGTTGTCAAAGCTGAGGGGCTGGCGAtcctggggaggggacagggacagcCAGGGCATCAACCAGGACCCCAAGCCTGGGCTGggacccccacccctgctgccttCCCCAGAGACAAGGATCCAGGctagtctttcctttctctccgcCTCTTTCGGCCTCCTCCCCATTTTGTGGACTGTGATGTCTACACCCCATCTTTCCTCACCTCTGCCCccccgcctctccctctccatctgtccctctccGGTCCTGGCACCCCAACCCCTAGGGCCTCACCGGAGCTTTTCCGGAGCAACACTTGAGCGGTTGGCCGTAGTGCTTGTGGACGAGGATAAGGAGGGCAATCAGAGCCAGAAGAAGCAGCGCGCCCAGCACCCCGCCCAGGGCCGCCATGTCCACGACAGAGAAGCGCCGGTCCTCAGCTTGGCTGATCCCTGGCTCGCCGTTCCCCGGAGTGCTGCCTCCTCCAGTCTGGGGTGGCCCTGCCAGCAACACACCACCCACTTACCGTTAGCACCCAAGCTCTTCCCCTGCTGACCTGCTCCAGGCTCTGGGTGCCCTGGCAACAAGCCAGGCCTGGTATCCTCCCAGAGCTGAGGTTCTGGGGAATGGCACCACTCACCCCCCAGCTGAGGAGCTGTGGGTTCCCAGGGGCCCTTGGGGAGGCTgctgaaggaagggaggggagatgggggtcAGTGCCCACCAGCTCCCAGTGGAAGGCGGGGGTCCAGCACCATAGGAAGGGCCATGAAGGCAATGCTGGGGCCCGTGGAGAGAACAGCCTGGAATTGTAGGGCCCCCTGGACCCCAAATCTGGCTTCTGCCCCATCCTCCATACACCTTCCCCAGGTTACCTTGTCGGGGCCCCCAGAACCTGTCTCTGTCCAGACCAGAGCAGAACCCCTCTGGGATTTCATGGTCAGTGTGGTCAGGCTGGGCCACCCTGGGGTGGGCCCTGCCCTACTGTGAATCCCAGGACCACCCGGAGTGTGAGTCAGGGAATGTAAGGGTGACTCTGGGGCAAATGGGAGATGCTACCTGAGGTCTGTGGGGTCCTGCTGGGCCCAGGGGGCATCGGCTGAGAGGTTCCTGGCTTTAGCGTCTGTGTTGAGCCCCCGCTGGGTGAGGCTGATGGGAGGAAGGTGCTGGTTCCCACACTGGGGGGCCCCCCAGGCGTAGATGAGGCAAGTGGCCTCAGAGTTGTGCTTGAGGGGAGATGTGGGCCAGTGCCACCCCCAGAGCTGGTCGTAGAGGGTCCCTGAGAGGGCCCTGGGGGTCTGGGGGCTTCCAAAGTGGTCGTGCTTGAGGGCCTGGTTGTTCCTCCAGCCTCTGGGGATGTGGGGGTCTCTGGGGGGCCGGAGGGACCTGGGGGGCCAGGGACAGGATTCGGGCTTGCCTCTGCCCCCAGCATGCCTGCCCCAGGGAAGCCACCACCTGGGCTGAGCCGTCGCCTGGGGTGGGTCCCGCTGACTCACTTGTGGGCGGGGGCTCCTCCCACTCCAGCACCTGTATTTCCACCACGGTGGTTGCTGTGCCTGCGGTCACTGTGTTATTGGCCTCGACCTGGAGCAGAAAGGGGGCTTGTCCCTTGCAGGCCCCGCCTTAACCCCTGCCCCTTGGAGATGCCCCCCTGCCCTTACCTCTGCATAGAAGACCCCCTCATCGGCCAGCAGGGCAGCGGTCAGCACAGTCTCGCCATCCATCCGGAAGTTGGTGTTATTGGTGATGCGATACGTGATGGCAGAGTTGAGGTCCTGGACACTGCCCAGTGAGTCCTGGGTCCAGGCTGCCCCCGTGACCCCCCCAACCCGCCTGCAGTGGGGCTGTGCCTACCGGAAAGTCAGGGTCCTGGGCCCGGATCCTCAGAGGCAGGGCGGGGGCGGTTGCGTCTTTGACCTCCACGCCTGCTCCCGAGCCGCGCGCCACCCGGCCCTGGTACTGGCTCTCGGGGAAGTAGGGCAGGCTCCCAGTGGCATTTCGGGCATTGATCGTGACCCAGGTCACCGAGTAGCGGGCACGGTCTGCCTGTTCACCCTGGGGGTAAGGGAGGCCTCAGCGACCAGCGGGTCCTTGAAGGACAAGTCCTGCAGCCTGAGGCTCAGGAATGCCATGGAGGCTCGGGGCACCCACCTTGACCAGCAGAGTGAAGGTCTTTGGGCTGGGGACACTTCTGGTCATGGTAAGGTTGCCCGAGTCAGCATCGATGGCAAACGTGCCATCTTGTCCTGCGAGGTTGGTGGGAAGGCTTGGCCTCTTGCCCCCTCCAGTGGCCTGAGGGCTAAGGTCCCAGCTGGCTCTGCCCATATGGCAAGTCCCCTGGGGTGTCCTCAGCCCAAGGTGGGGATGGGGCACCggatggggagagaagcaggggtcTGGCCCGCACTCACCCTGCATAATGCTGTAGAGGATGCGCTGGTTGATGCCCTGATCCCCGTCCACGGCATGGATGGGCCCAGGACGTAGGACGAGGGGGGCTGGCTGCAGGGACAAGGACAGGAGGAGACGCCGTGGGGCTGCTGTGACA
Above is a genomic segment from Halichoerus grypus chromosome 11, mHalGry1.hap1.1, whole genome shotgun sequence containing:
- the IRF7 gene encoding interferon regulatory factor 7, which codes for MAVAPDRGPPRLLFGDWLLGEVSSGRYEGLRWLDAARTRFRVPWKHFARKDLGEADSRIFKAWAVARGRWPPSSGGGGGGDQLALEGALRASWKTNFRCALRSTQRFVMLQDNSGDPTDPHKVYGLSSKLGWRGAGIHQGEEKTLEDALPLMGGLPRLGLSPEPCAPSHLSGPTGNAEDLLLQALEQSCLEDHLLEAAWGVDPVPPEAPGPELPDMEPSLPGAVETVPWHQAQVTDAGSAPALEPWQPSQEVEPCPPGAGEQVLVRPSCSQPGSQAEPSLRALDVTIMYKGRTVLQDVVWHPSFVFLYGPPSPAATATGPQHVAFPSPAELPDQKQLHYTEKLLQHVAPGLQLELRGHGLWARRLGKCKVYWEVGGPLGSASPSTTPRLLQRNQDTPIFDFGTFFREMMEFRARRRRGSPHYTIYLGFGQDLSAGRPKEKSLVLVKLEPRLCRAHLECVQREGVSSLDSSSLGLCLSSSNSLYEDLEHFLMEVEQPA
- the CDHR5 gene encoding cadherin-related family member 5 is translated as MGAWALLLPLLMATAQAQVCSVNNTIFEVQENTNQSGPLADIYVPEGQQVTLGPSSTPYAFWIQGTQLFLNVTPDYEENTMLQAHLECRSGDTVVTQLRVLVFVLDINDNAPEFPFKIKVKKIPEDTKVNTTVIPETELEAQDLDKDDILFYTLQEVTPGASNFFSLVGTNLPALRLDHPLDFSSWQNITFRLLVRDTQEENAEPSHTATATLDLKVEPADLRPPWFLPCGYSDPYICINAEYHGAVPLGHKLPAPLVLRPGPIHAVDGDQGINQRILYSIMQGQDGTFAIDADSGNLTMTRSVPSPKTFTLLVKGEQADRARYSVTWVTINARNATGSLPYFPESQYQGRVARGSGAGVEVKDATAPALPLRIRAQDPDFPDLNSAITYRITNNTNFRMDGETVLTAALLADEGVFYAEVEANNTVTAGTATTVVEIQVLEWEEPPPTKTPTSPEAGGTTRPSSTTTLEAPRPPGPSQGPSTTSSGGGTGPHLPSSTTLRPLASSTPGGPPSVGTSTFLPSASPSGGSTQTLKPGTSQPMPPGPSRTPQTSGPPQTGGGSTPGNGEPGISQAEDRRFSVVDMAALGGVLGALLLLALIALLILVHKHYGQPLKCCSGKAPDRQPLSFDNQAFVAPQEDNWAPAPRSSPGPTRAAAPEPPELPEPAPPEPPSAAAARPASESPEVARDGGGPAAVRSILTKERRPEGGYKAVWFGEDIGAEADVVVLNTPASDAARAADSGGEVSSDEDADADGDDDAPGAGSTYV